CGAGACCGGCGCGTTGCTCTGCATGGTCGGCGACCTCTACCCGGGCGTGGTCGCCACCGGCAGCGAGCCGGACGAGGTCGCCGAGATCAAGGGTCGCATCTCGATGGTGCAGGTCATGGCGAACGCCGTCTACGACCGCCAGGAGACCCCCCCGGTCAAGGAGGTGCTCTTCGAGGGCGACCGGCTCCGGCTCACCCACAAGCTCACCGCGAACGCGAAACGGCTGGCCCGCGACACGCTGCGCCCGCACAACGAGGCCCGGCCGTACTTCGTCCGCGAGATCATCGAGGCGCTGACCAACCAGGTCGCCTCGCTCATCGGCCGCCACCTGCTGGTCGACGAGGACATCAAACAGATCCGGTTCGACCTGAGCAGGTCACCGGAGGTGCACCGGGCCCTGCACGAGCTGTGGCCGATCCTCACGCCGGAGCAGCTCCTGGCCGACCTCTACGCCTCGCCGGAGCGGATCGAGGCGGCCACCCCGGATCTCGCTCCGGCCGAGCGGGAGCTGCTGCGGCGTGACCCGTCGGCGCCGTGGACGCCGGGCGACGTACCGCTGCTCGACGAGGCCGCGGAGCTGCTCGGCTGGGACGACCGTGCCGAGCGGGCGCGGGAGGCCGCGCAGTGGCGGGCCGACCTGGAGTACGCCCAGGGTGTGCTGCAGATCCTCAACTACGAGGAGGACGAGATCGACGAGGAGGTCCTCCAGGCCACCGCCCTGATCGACGCGTCGACGCTCGCCGACCGGCACGACGACGACGGCTACCTGTCGGTCTCCGAGCGGGCCGCCACCGACCGCACCTGGGCGTTCGGGCACATCGTGGTGGACGAGGCGCAGGAACTGTCCCCGATGGTGTGGCGGCTGCTCATGCGCCGCAGCCCGAGCCGCTCGATGACCGTGGTCGGCGACGTCGCGCAGACCAGCGACCCCAGCGGGACCACCACGTGGGGCGACGTCTTCGCGCCGTACGTCGCGGACCGGTGGCGGCTGACCGAGCTGACCGTCAACTACCGGACGCCGGCCGAGGTCATGGCCGTCGCCGCCGATGTGCTGGCCGCGATCAGCCCCGAGCTCAAGCCGCCCCGCTCGGCCCGTACCTCCGGCATCACCCCGTGGCACGGGCAGGTCGAGAGCTACGCGCGGGCCGTGCCCGAGGCGGTCCGCGCGGAGTACGCGGCGGTCGGCGGCGGGCAGGTTGCCGTGATCACGCCGACCGAGCTGGTCCACCCGCTCGGTGACGCCATCCGGGACGCGACGACGGCAGAGGTGGTCGTCGGCGACGGCGTCTCGCTCGGCGCGGGCGTCGTGGTGCTCGACGTCCGGCAGGCCAAGGGACTCGAGTTCGACTCGGTGCTGGTGGTCGACCCCACCGGCATCGTCAGCGAGTCCCGACGCGGCCTGAGCGATCTCTACGTCGCCCTGACCCGCACCACCAAGCGGCTCGGCGTGCTGCACCGCGGCGACCTGCCGGCCGTGCTGCGGCAGCTGGGCGAACGCGACACCACGGACCTCACCGTCGAGGCAGCGCACGACCGAGCGGACGAAGGAGCGCGATGAGCACCATGCCGGAATCACCCACGGCACCGGGACAGCAGCCCGCCCCGGCCAGGAGCGTCACGATGACCGTCAACGGGCTGCTGCTCGGGATGTTCGTCGCGGTCCTGGCACCGACCGTGGTCACGGTGGCGTTGCCGAGCATCGTGACCCAGCTCGGCGGCTCGCAGTCGGCGTACACCTGGATCGTCACGGCAGAGCTGCTCGCCATGACCGTCTCGGTCCCGCTATGGGGCAAGTTCGCCGACCTCTACCACAAGAAGTGGCTGTTGCAGGCCTCCCTCGGCCTCTTCCTGGTCGGGTCGCTCGTCGCGGGGGCCGCCGGGTCGATCGGGGTGCTCATCGTGAGCCGGGTCGCGCAGGGCATCGGGGCCGGCGGGCTCACCGCGATGGTGCCGGTCGTGATGGCGGTGATCGTCCCGCCCCGCGAACGCGGCAAGTACATGGGACTGTTCGGTGCCGTCTTCGCCGTCGGGACGATCGTCGGCCCGCCGCTGGGCGGGGCGCTGGCCGAGGTGCCCGGCCCCGGCTGGCGGCTGTGCTTCTTCTTCGGCGCGCCCTTCGCGCTGCTGTCCATGATCGTCCTGCAGCGGACCTTCCACCTGCCCGCGAGGCGTCGGGAGGTGCACGTCGACTACCTGGGCGCGGCGCTCATCGTCGTCGCCGCCAGCGCCCTGCTCATCTGGTGTTCGCTCGCCGGCGACGTGTTCGCCTGGCGCTCGGGGTGGACCGTCGTGCTGGTGACCGTCGGCGTGGTGGCCCTGGGGCTGACCGTCTGGGTCGAGGCGCGCAGCCCCGAGCCCATCCTGCCGCTGAGCCTGTTCCGCAACCGGACGATCGTCCTCACCACCCTCGCCAGCCTGCTCGTCGGGGTCGTGCTGTTCGGCGGGTCCGTCTTCGTCCCGCCGTACCTGCAACTGGCGCAGGGCCTGTCGCCCGGCCAGACGGGCCTGTTGAGCCTTCCGCTGGCGTTGGGCGTCGTGGTCGCGTCCACGGTGGCGGGACGCCTCATCACCGCCACCGGCCGGTGGAAGGCGGTCCTGGTGACCGGTGGCGGGCTGACCGGCGTCGGCGCGGTCATGCTCGCCATGGTCGACGAGAACTCCGGCCTCGGGTGGTTCGCGGCGGCCATCACCCTGCTCGGGCTCGGCGTCGGAAGCCTGATGCAGAACCTGGTCCTGGTCGCGCAGAGCTCGGTGGACATGAGGCAGCTCGGGGTGGCGACGTCGACGCTGTCGTTCTTCCGGAGCCTGGGCGGTTCGGTCGGGGTCACCGTCCTCGGCGCCGTGTTCGCCCACCGGGTCCGGTCGGTGATCGAGTCCCGGCCGCCGCAGGGCGTCGGCACCGGTGACGGGGACGTCGGCGGAACCCTTCCGGACCTGGGCTCCCTGCCGGAGCCGGTCCGCGCCGTCATCGCCGAGGCGTACGCGGTCGCGACCGGCGACATCTTCGCCCTCACCGTGCCGGTCGCCGTGCTCATCGTGCTGACGGTGGCGCTGCTCAAGAACCGTCCGCTGGCGTCGCACTTCGGCATGCCACCGGGACCGCAGCGGGCGGGCGGGCACGGACCCGGCGGGCACGGGCCGGTCCCCGGGGGGCCACAGCCCGCCCGGACCGGCGAGCAGAGCCGGCCGTCGGCGGGCTGACGCACGGTGCACGGTGACGGCCGGTCCCTCCCGGGCCGGCCGTCACCGTGCGGGCGCCGTCACCAGTCGACGTGCGCGGAGTACTCGTCGTACTTCTGGGCGTGGGTGAGGTGGGCCAGGTCCGCCTCGACCATCATCGTCATCAGCTCCTCGAACTTCAGCCTCGGCTGCCAGCCGAGCTCCTCCCGGGCCCGGGTGGGGTCGGCGCAGAGCGTCTCGACCTCCGCCGGGCGGACGAACTCCTCGTCGACCACCACGTACCGCGACCAGTCCAGGCCGACCGCGCCGAAGGCGATCCGGACCGCGTCGCGCACCGAGTGCACGACGCCGGTGCCGACCACGTAGTCGCGCGGCTCGTCCTGCTGGAGCATCAGGTGCATGGCGCTCACGTAGTCACCGGCGAAGCCCCAGTCCCGCCGGGCGTCGAGGTTGCCGAGCTTCAGTTCGCCGGCCAGGCCGAGCTTGATCTTGGCAACCGTGTGCGAGATCTTCCGGGTGACGAACTCCAGGCCCCGGCGCGGCGACTCGTGGTTGAACAGGATGCCCGAGACGGCGTACATCCCGAACGACTCCCGGTAGTTACGGGTGATGAAGTGCCCGTACGCCTTGGCGACGCCGTACGGGCTGCGCGGGTGGAAGACGGTGCTCTCGGACTGGGGGGTCTCGGCGACCTCGCCGAACATCTCCGACGACGACGCCTGGTAGAAGCGGACCTGCCGGGACGGCGTGCCCGACGAGCCGACGCCCGAGACCACCCGCAGCGCCTCCAGCATGCGCAGCACACCGAGGCCGGTGACCTCACCGGTCAGCTCCGCCTGCTGCCAGGAGAGCGGGACGTACGAGATCGCGCCCAGGTTGTAGACCTCGTCGGGCTGGACCCGGTCGATGGCGGCGATCAGGCTGCTCTGGTCGAGCAGGTCACCCTCGACGAAACGCAGGTCGTGCACCAGGCGGCTGACCCGTGACCGGCGCGGATTCGCCTGGCCCCGGACCAGGCCCCAGACCTCGTACCCCTGCTCCAGCAGATGCTCGGCCAGGTACGACCCGTCCTGGCCGGTGATGCCGGTGATCAATGCTCGGCGCGACACGGTTCCTCCTGCGGGGTCAGCTCGGTGGGGTTCGGTCTGCGGGTGCGGCGTCGGCCGCCGTGCCGAGCAGGCCCAGCCGGCGCTGGATGAGGTCCGCCGCGGCCACGCTGCCGCCCGCGGCGCGCAGCTCGCCCGCCCAGTGCTCGGCACGTCGCCGGTACGCCGGATCCGTCACCAGCTCGGTGATCTTGTGAACGATGTCGTCGATGTCCGGCGTGTCGACGTTGCGCACCACGAGCCCGGCGCCGCTGTCGGCCGCGCGGGCCGCGAAGTCGTTGCAGTCCATCCAGAACGGCATGACCAGCAACGGCTTGCCGTGCACCAGCCCCTCGTGGAACGCGTTGCCGCCGCCGTGGTTGAAGAACACCCGCACGTGCGGATGGGCCAGGACGGCCAGCTGGGACGGCAGCCACGCCTCGACCCGCAGGTTCGGCGGCAGGTCGGCGGGCAGCATCCGCTGCCGGGTCTCGTCGAGTTTCCACAGCACGTGGTGCCGGGGACCGAGCCGGCGGGCCGCCTCGACCAGCGCGGCCACCTGACCCGCCGAGGGGCGCATGAAGGTCCCGAACCCGATGTAGACGATCGACGGGTGGGCGTCCAGCCAGGCGTCCAGCGACGGATCCGCGGTGACCTGCCCGGTCTCGCCGGGCAGCACCGCGCCCACCATGTGCAGGTTCGGCGACGCGGCCGGGAACGGGTACTCCAGCCCGAACACCGAGCAGCCGAGCACGTCGGCGGCGGCGCGGGCGTAGTGCGACGGGAGGCCCGCCGCGTTCGGCAGTCCCTCGGCCCGGCGGCGTCGCAGCGCGGCCAGCGAGGGGCGCAGCCGCCGGGGACTGGCCAGGACCGCCCGGGTGCCCAGCCGGAAGAGCACGTTCTCGGCCCGCTGCCGGGGCGACATCCGGGCCGGCAGACCCGATCCCGGCGTCGGGTAGCTCCACGGCAGGGTGTCCACGTAGAAGCTGCTGACCGGCACGGCGATCGTCAGGACGTACGGGACGTTCCGCTTCATCGCGGCGTCGACCGCCCAGCCGGTGCACGAGTCGGCCACGATCAGGTCGGGCCGGACCTCGTCGATGGCGGCCAGCGTCCTGCGGTACAGCTCCTCGGTGTACCCGTGGTCGACGTTCGTGTCCATGAACGCCGCGAAGTCGCGTACCCGCCGGCCGGTGGTCATCGCCCGCAGGGTCTCCTGGTCCCAGTTGGCCGGCCAGAGGTGGGGGCGGTAGCGGCCGAGCGAGACGAACCGCACGGTCCCGCCGCCCGCCGCGCCGACCCGGCGGATCTCCGACGCCCGTTCGTCGGTGCAGGCGAACCAGAGGTCCACGTCGCGCCGCACCAGCTCCTGGGCGATCGCCAGCAGCGGATTGATCAGTCCCGCGCTGGGCAGGCTGGTGAAGAGCAGCCGGCCCCGGGTACCGTCGTCGCCCACGTCAGGCTCCCTTCGCCAGGATCTCGCCGTCCCCGGACCCGGGGCGCGCGGTGCCGTCCCCGGACCCGGGGCGCGCGGCGAGCAGCAGCTCGGTGATGAACCCCGCGATGGCGGCCACCGTCGGCTGCTGCCAGAGCAGCGTGGTGGGCAGGTCGTGACCGAACCGCCGTTGCAGCCGTCGCCGGACGACCACCGTCATGACCGAGTCCATGCCCTGCTCGACGAGGGGCCGCCGGCGGTCGAGTTCGCCGGCCGACAACCGCATCTCGCCGGCGATCAGCCGGTCGGCCTCGTCGGCGACGACCCGGTGCAGCTCGTCCGGCGGGAGGCCGTCGAGATCGCCGGTCCCGGGGTCGCCGGCGTCGGCCGGGCCGTCGCCGGCCGGGCCCTCGACGCCGGTCAGGGCCGCGAGCAGCGGTGGTCGCGGTTCGTCCCCGGACGTCGGGCTGACCACCGTGTACGCGCCGGGGCCATGGCCGAACGCGTGCCCGACCGCCTCGAACAGCAGGCCCGGATCCACCGCGCCGGTGCCCGGCAGGTCGCCGGTCGGCCAGCCGATGCTCCAGGTCCCCCGGCAGCCGCTCGCCACCCGGTGCGCGGTGAGCGAGTCGACGTACGGGGCGACGGCCGCCCTCGCGTCGCCTGGTTCGGGCGACACCCGGGCCTCCAGCGGCACCGTGAAGAGCAGGAAGTCCAGGGCCTGCGGCGGGTGGGCGGCGTGCAGGGAGTCGATCACCGCGAGGGAGGCCCGCAGGTCCGGGGCGGGGGTGTCCGACGCCGCGTACACCACGCCGCGTACCGGGGGGAGGTCCCACACCTCGGGTACGAGGCTGCCGGTGCGTGCCCAGGCCGCCGCGTCGACCGGGGCGGTGACGACCGCGACACCGCGCCCTTCCAGGGTCCGCACGGCGGCGATCTCCGCGCGGCGGTCCCCGGTGGAGTCCCACTGCGCGCGGGGAGGCAGCGCCTGCTCGTCGAGCAGGACCAGGCGGCCGGCGCCGAGCCCGGCCAGCCAGTGCGCGGCGGCGATCCCGGCCGGGGTGAAGGCCCCGACGACGGCGTACGTGCCGTCGGCGCGTACCGGGGGTGGTACGCCGGTGCCGTCGAGGTCCACCCGGGTGAGTCGCGGCACCGCCGGCCCGTCCGCGTCGAGCGCGACCACGTCCTCGTCCGCCGCCCCGTCCAGCGCCGCCAGGAACGCCTCCGCCGCCGACCCGTCCCACGTCGGGCCGAGATCGACGGCGGCCACCCGCAGCCCGGGACGGCCGGCCCGCAGGGTGCGGACCAGGCCCCACAGGGGAGCCTGCCGGATGTGCGCGGAGTGGCTGCTGTCCCGGACGCCGGAGGTGAGGCACCAGAGCCGGGGACGGCGCTCCTGCGGCAGCCGGCAGACGGCCTCGGCCACGGCGTCGAGTTCCCGCTGTGCGAGCCCGGTGGCCACGCTCACCGGGCGGACGTGGTCGACCAGGCTCACCAGCACCTCGGCCGTCCCGTCGAGGAGGGGGGCGAGGGCTTCGACCCCCGTGGCGTCGGTCGCCGTGTGACACGTGACGCCCGCGGCGGAGAGCCCGCCGGCCAGCCCGGCCAGCCCGGAGCCGACCAGGACGACGGTCCGGGTCACGGGGCGCGCGGCGGGGGCGTCCGGTGACCGCCAGGTGGTCGTGTGCACCGCCCGCCGCGCATCGGTCGCCGGTGCCGTCTCGCCGATCTCGGCGTAGCGCAGGCCGTCGACCCGGGCGACGCGCCGGCCGGCCGGGTCGGTCACGACCGCGTGGGTGACGCCGAGGCGCTCGTCCGCGAGCACCACGGTGACCGTCACCGTCTCCGGTGCGTCGCCGTCGACCGCGATCAGGTCGGTGTCCACGGCCATCCGCAGCAGCGGTGCTCCGGGGAACACCGCCGGGGCGATGGACATGACCGCGTCGAAGGCGACCGCCCAGCTTCCGGCGCCGGTACGGCCGTGCGGCGCCTTCACCTCCGCGACGAGCACCCCGGCACCGCGCCGCAGCCGCTGCACGGTCCACTCGAAGCCGGTGGCCGGGACGCCGACGGCCGCCAGCCGTTCACGGACCAGCCCCGGATCGGCGAACCCGGTGTCGTCGCCGACGCCCGGGGCGATCGGGCCACCGTCGAGGTCGACGTCGGTCGCGATCTCGGCCTGGGCGTTGAGCAGCCAGGTGTCCCCGGCCGGCGACCGCGACGCGAGCCGCAGCGCGCCGCCGTCGCGGACCACCTGGATCTCCCGGTGGTCGTTGGTGATCAGGGGCTGGCGCATCACCAGGCCGCCGAGGTGCGCGGGCCGTCCCCCGGCGTCGGCCCCGGCCGCCATGAAGGTACCCACCAGCACCGAGGCGGGGACGATCTCCACACCGTTGAGCGCGTGGCTGCCCGGGTACGGCCGGTTGTCGTCGTCGAGCCCGGTGCGCCACACCACCGTCGGGCTGCCCGCGATGGTCTGCCTGGTGCCCAGCAGGGTGTAGCTCCCGACGTCGTGGCCACGCTGCCGGGTCTGCGTTCCGTCGCTGGTCTCGCGCCACAGCCGCCGACGCTGCCAGGCGGTGGTGGGCAGGTCGGTCAGGAAGCCGCCGGGTTGCAGACCCGACCAGTCGACGCCGACGCCGGCGCAGTGCGCCGCCGCCACCGCCGCGAGCCAGGTCCGCGCCTCCGGCCGGTTGCGGCGCAGCGAGATGCCGGTGAACGCCTCGTCCATGCCCTGCTCGGCCAGCGTCTCGCCCACCGAGTGGGCGATCAGCGGATGCGCGGACACCTCGAGGAAGGCGTCGAAGCCGTCCTCGGCGGCGGCGCCGACGGCGGCCGCGAGCCGCACCGGCTGACGCAGGTTGGTCGCCCAGTAGGGGCCGTCGCTGGACGGGACGGTGCGCGGGTCGGGCAGCGCCGTGGAGTACATCGGTATCGTCGGCCGGCCGGGGCGCAGCCCGGCGCACAGCTGCGTCAGCTCCTCCAGGAGGGGATCCATGTGCGGGCTGTGGAAGGCGATGCGGGCCGAGACCCGGCGGGCCTCGATGCCCTCGGACGGCCAGCTGTCGAGCACCTCCTGCACCGCGGGCAGGTCGCCGGCGAGCACTGTCGACACCGGCGACGCGGCGATCGCCGGTGACAGGTCGGCCCGCCCGGCGAGCCGCTGCGCGGCCTGGTCGAACGGCAGCGAGACCATCACCATGTCGCCCCGGCCCTCGGCCCGGGTGAGCAGCCGCGAGCGCCAGCAGGACACCCGGGCGCCCTCCTCGACGCTCAGCAGGCCACAGGTCACGGCGGCGGCGACCTCGCCCATCGAGTGGCCGATGACGGCGTCCGGGGTGACGCCCCGGCTGCGCCACAGGGCCGCCAGGCCCACCTGCATCGCGAAGATCATCGGCTGGATGCGGTCGACCGTCTCGAAGGTGCCGCTGCGGATCAGCTCCCGGGCGGTGAATCCGCTCTCGGCGGCGAACACCGGGTCGAGGACGTCGACGACCCTGGCGAACTCGGGCTCGGTCGCCAGCAGCTCCCGGCCCATGCCGCTCCAGTGCGAGCCGTGCCCCGAGAAGACCCAGACGAGCCGCCGCCGCGGGGTCGGCCCCGGCCGGACCACACCGGTGACCACACCGTCGGCCGGACGGTCCGCGGCCAGCAGGCGCAGGCCGGTGACCAGTTCCG
Above is a window of Micromonospora rifamycinica DNA encoding:
- a CDS encoding HelD family protein, with product MALLSTVPSEAFAASVNDTLEDERRYVAMLYRHVDKLRDVATQRLARTKLDNASNPSARAERDASATMYRERIRQLEGIDERLCFGRLDMDDGERRYVGRIGLVDEDDQSSLLMDWRAPAARPYYLANAITREGVRRRRQLRMKGRTVTGLDDEILDVESAPPDSTTSLTNEAALMAALTAHRTGRMQDIVATIQAEQDEIIRADINGVLVVQGGPGTGKTAVALHRVAYLLYAHRERLEKRGALILGPNATFLRYISQVLPSLGETGALLCMVGDLYPGVVATGSEPDEVAEIKGRISMVQVMANAVYDRQETPPVKEVLFEGDRLRLTHKLTANAKRLARDTLRPHNEARPYFVREIIEALTNQVASLIGRHLLVDEDIKQIRFDLSRSPEVHRALHELWPILTPEQLLADLYASPERIEAATPDLAPAERELLRRDPSAPWTPGDVPLLDEAAELLGWDDRAERAREAAQWRADLEYAQGVLQILNYEEDEIDEEVLQATALIDASTLADRHDDDGYLSVSERAATDRTWAFGHIVVDEAQELSPMVWRLLMRRSPSRSMTVVGDVAQTSDPSGTTTWGDVFAPYVADRWRLTELTVNYRTPAEVMAVAADVLAAISPELKPPRSARTSGITPWHGQVESYARAVPEAVRAEYAAVGGGQVAVITPTELVHPLGDAIRDATTAEVVVGDGVSLGAGVVVLDVRQAKGLEFDSVLVVDPTGIVSESRRGLSDLYVALTRTTKRLGVLHRGDLPAVLRQLGERDTTDLTVEAAHDRADEGAR
- a CDS encoding MFS transporter, which produces MTVNGLLLGMFVAVLAPTVVTVALPSIVTQLGGSQSAYTWIVTAELLAMTVSVPLWGKFADLYHKKWLLQASLGLFLVGSLVAGAAGSIGVLIVSRVAQGIGAGGLTAMVPVVMAVIVPPRERGKYMGLFGAVFAVGTIVGPPLGGALAEVPGPGWRLCFFFGAPFALLSMIVLQRTFHLPARRREVHVDYLGAALIVVAASALLIWCSLAGDVFAWRSGWTVVLVTVGVVALGLTVWVEARSPEPILPLSLFRNRTIVLTTLASLLVGVVLFGGSVFVPPYLQLAQGLSPGQTGLLSLPLALGVVVASTVAGRLITATGRWKAVLVTGGGLTGVGAVMLAMVDENSGLGWFAAAITLLGLGVGSLMQNLVLVAQSSVDMRQLGVATSTLSFFRSLGGSVGVTVLGAVFAHRVRSVIESRPPQGVGTGDGDVGGTLPDLGSLPEPVRAVIAEAYAVATGDIFALTVPVAVLIVLTVALLKNRPLASHFGMPPGPQRAGGHGPGGHGPVPGGPQPARTGEQSRPSAG
- a CDS encoding GDP-mannose 4,6-dehydratase, which produces MSRRALITGITGQDGSYLAEHLLEQGYEVWGLVRGQANPRRSRVSRLVHDLRFVEGDLLDQSSLIAAIDRVQPDEVYNLGAISYVPLSWQQAELTGEVTGLGVLRMLEALRVVSGVGSSGTPSRQVRFYQASSSEMFGEVAETPQSESTVFHPRSPYGVAKAYGHFITRNYRESFGMYAVSGILFNHESPRRGLEFVTRKISHTVAKIKLGLAGELKLGNLDARRDWGFAGDYVSAMHLMLQQDEPRDYVVGTGVVHSVRDAVRIAFGAVGLDWSRYVVVDEEFVRPAEVETLCADPTRAREELGWQPRLKFEELMTMMVEADLAHLTHAQKYDEYSAHVDW
- a CDS encoding glycosyltransferase encodes the protein MGDDGTRGRLLFTSLPSAGLINPLLAIAQELVRRDVDLWFACTDERASEIRRVGAAGGGTVRFVSLGRYRPHLWPANWDQETLRAMTTGRRVRDFAAFMDTNVDHGYTEELYRRTLAAIDEVRPDLIVADSCTGWAVDAAMKRNVPYVLTIAVPVSSFYVDTLPWSYPTPGSGLPARMSPRQRAENVLFRLGTRAVLASPRRLRPSLAALRRRRAEGLPNAAGLPSHYARAAADVLGCSVFGLEYPFPAASPNLHMVGAVLPGETGQVTADPSLDAWLDAHPSIVYIGFGTFMRPSAGQVAALVEAARRLGPRHHVLWKLDETRQRMLPADLPPNLRVEAWLPSQLAVLAHPHVRVFFNHGGGNAFHEGLVHGKPLLVMPFWMDCNDFAARAADSGAGLVVRNVDTPDIDDIVHKITELVTDPAYRRRAEHWAGELRAAGGSVAAADLIQRRLGLLGTAADAAPADRTPPS
- a CDS encoding type I polyketide synthase, whose translation is MTGPTDPRPAAPVAVVGVGCRLPGDVYGPEQFWDLLGGRRSTVGDVPWERWAPYAAHGAEFTSAMRRAIARGNFITGIEEFDTEFFGITPREAELMDPQQRILLEVTWEALEHAGIVPRTLAGTDAGVFVGLCSGDYGSRLLEDLPGIEAWTGIGAASCATANRISHVLDLRGPSIAVDTACSASLVAVHLACQSLRLAESTVAIAAGVNLIASPGQSLTLGAAGALAPDGRSKPFDASADGYGRGEGCGVVVLKLLADAERDGDRVLAVVRGSAVNQDGHTNGIMAPCGAAQEHVMVRACAQAGIDPATVDYVEAHGTGTRLGDPMEASAVSAVYGAGRTDDEPCLVGSVKSNIGHLEGAAGVASVIKTTLALRHAVVPATLLPTGPNPEIPWADSGLRLAESAERWPRRPHPRRAGVSGFGYGGTVAHLVMEQAPETTAGPDPRDDDEVRLYPLSAAGGAALRQAAAELADHVASADVPLRAVGRTLARHRTHQSHRAGIVAGDRAELVTGLRLLAADRPADGVVTGVVRPGPTPRRRLVWVFSGHGSHWSGMGRELLATEPEFARVVDVLDPVFAAESGFTARELIRSGTFETVDRIQPMIFAMQVGLAALWRSRGVTPDAVIGHSMGEVAAAVTCGLLSVEEGARVSCWRSRLLTRAEGRGDMVMVSLPFDQAAQRLAGRADLSPAIAASPVSTVLAGDLPAVQEVLDSWPSEGIEARRVSARIAFHSPHMDPLLEELTQLCAGLRPGRPTIPMYSTALPDPRTVPSSDGPYWATNLRQPVRLAAAVGAAAEDGFDAFLEVSAHPLIAHSVGETLAEQGMDEAFTGISLRRNRPEARTWLAAVAAAHCAGVGVDWSGLQPGGFLTDLPTTAWQRRRLWRETSDGTQTRQRGHDVGSYTLLGTRQTIAGSPTVVWRTGLDDDNRPYPGSHALNGVEIVPASVLVGTFMAAGADAGGRPAHLGGLVMRQPLITNDHREIQVVRDGGALRLASRSPAGDTWLLNAQAEIATDVDLDGGPIAPGVGDDTGFADPGLVRERLAAVGVPATGFEWTVQRLRRGAGVLVAEVKAPHGRTGAGSWAVAFDAVMSIAPAVFPGAPLLRMAVDTDLIAVDGDAPETVTVTVVLADERLGVTHAVVTDPAGRRVARVDGLRYAEIGETAPATDARRAVHTTTWRSPDAPAARPVTRTVVLVGSGLAGLAGGLSAAGVTCHTATDATGVEALAPLLDGTAEVLVSLVDHVRPVSVATGLAQRELDAVAEAVCRLPQERRPRLWCLTSGVRDSSHSAHIRQAPLWGLVRTLRAGRPGLRVAAVDLGPTWDGSAAEAFLAALDGAADEDVVALDADGPAVPRLTRVDLDGTGVPPPVRADGTYAVVGAFTPAGIAAAHWLAGLGAGRLVLLDEQALPPRAQWDSTGDRRAEIAAVRTLEGRGVAVVTAPVDAAAWARTGSLVPEVWDLPPVRGVVYAASDTPAPDLRASLAVIDSLHAAHPPQALDFLLFTVPLEARVSPEPGDARAAVAPYVDSLTAHRVASGCRGTWSIGWPTGDLPGTGAVDPGLLFEAVGHAFGHGPGAYTVVSPTSGDEPRPPLLAALTGVEGPAGDGPADAGDPGTGDLDGLPPDELHRVVADEADRLIAGEMRLSAGELDRRRPLVEQGMDSVMTVVVRRRLQRRFGHDLPTTLLWQQPTVAAIAGFITELLLAARPGSGDGTARPGSGDGEILAKGA